The region TTGCCGCCTTCGTCGCCGGTCGTCTTCAGCACGGAGCACAGCAGCGAGGCCGGATCCTGAGCCTGCTGGGCGTTGTTGCGGGTGTCGAGGGTGCCCGAGGACGGGTTGTAGGCGTTGTTCAGGTTCGACAGACCCGTGGGGGCGACCTCCAGCAGCTCGGCCAAAGCGGCCCGTTGGGTGACGAGCACCTTGGTCACCTTGCTGAGGCCCTTCACGTTCGAAGTCAGCGACTTCTTGTTGTTCTTCACGAAGGCGGACACGTCGCCGAGCGCCGGTCCCAGGTTCCGCAGCGCGTCCGCGAGGTCCTTGCGCTCGCCCGAAAGCTGCTCGGCGACCTCGGCGAGGCTGGTGTTGAAGGACCGCACGCTCTTGTCGTCGGCGGCCAGCGCAGCCGTGAACACCTGCAGGTTCCGTACCGTGCCGAACAGGTCCCTGCGGCCGTCGGACAGCGTGGTGACGGCCTGCGAGAGGTCCTCGACCGTCTGGTTGAGGTTCGCGCCCTGGCCGTCGAGGTTGTCCGCGCTCACCGCGAGCAGCCGTGACAGCGAGCCGTCCTTGTTGGCGCCGTTGGGGCCGAGCGCGTCGGCCGTCGTGTGCAGACTGTCGAAGACGCGGTCCAGTTCGACCGGTACGGCCGTCCGCGTCTCGGGGATGACGGCGCCGCTGCGCAGTACCGGGCCCTTTCGGTACACCGGCAGCAGTTGTACGTAACGGTCGCTGACCACCGAGGAGTTGATGATGGCGGCCTTGGCGTCCGCCGGCACCTTGCGGCCTTCGTCGTACTTCAGCTCCACCCGCACCCGGTCGCCCTCCGGCGTGATCTTCTCGACCTCGCCGATCCGGACGCCGAGGACGCGGACGTCCGAGCCGGGATAGATGCCGACCGTGCGCGGGAAATACGCGGTCACGTACACGGACTCGGAGCGCGGCCACAGCACGTAGGTGAGCGCGGCGACGAGGGCGAGTGCGGTGACCACGGCCACGCGCCTCTTCAGGTTCTTCACTGCGTGCCTCCCGTGCGCGGCACCACCGGAGCGGCGACCAGGTTCTGGACGTAGCTGTCGAACCAGCGGCCGTTGCCGAGGGTGTTGCTGAAGACCCGGACGTACGGCGCGAGCAGCTTGACGCTCCGGTCGAGGCTCGACTGATTTCGTTCGAGCATCTGCACCACGCGATTCAGGCCCTTGAGCGCGGGCCCGATCTCCTTGTCGTTGTCCTCGACCAGGCCGGAGAGCTCGATGCCCAGCGCTGCGGAGCTCTTCAGCAGCCTGTGGATCGCCTTGCGCCGCTTGCTGATCTCCTTGAACAGCTGGTCGCCGTCCTTGACCAGCGCGGTGAAGTCCTCGGAGTGCTCGGCCAGCACGCCCGTGACGCCGTTCGCGTGGTCGAGGAGTTCGCCCAGCGCCTTGTCGCGCGAGGCGACCGTCCGGGAGATCTTCGACAGGCCCTTGATGGACGCCCGCACCTCGGCGGGCGAGTCCTGGAACGTGGTGGAGATGGTGTCCAGGGCCTTCGCCAACTGGTCGGTGTCGACCTTCTCCGTCGTCGTAGTGAGATCGCTGAACGCCTGCACGACGTCGTACGCCGGAACCGTCCTCTTCAGCGGTATCTCGCTGCCGGGCTTCAGCTGTCCCGGTCCCTTGGGGCGCAGCGCGAGGTACTTCGCGCCGAGGATCGTCTTGACCCGGATCGAGGCGCCGGTCTCGGTGCCGAATCCAGGATCGCCCTTGATCTTGAAGGTGACCTTGACGTGGTCACCGTCCAGATCGACGTCCTCGACCTTGCCGACCTTGACGCCGGCGATCCGCACCTCGTCGCCGGGCTTGAGGCCGCCCGCCTCCGAGAAGGCCGCGCTGTATGTCTCGCCTCCGCCGATCAGCGGCAGGCTGTCGGCGTTGAACGCGGCCACGGTCAGCAGCGCGAGGAAGGTGAGACCGACGGCTCCGATCACCACGGGGTTGCGCTCGCGGAACGGGGTCAGCCGCGGGCGGCGTATCCGGACGCTAGGCAGCTTGGGCGGGTCGATGCGGACTTTGACCAGGGGTTCCGGGCGGCGGGGACGGGGTGCCCGGCGCGGAAGCAGCCGTATCTTCGGGAGCTTGGGCGGGTCGATGCGGACTTTGACCAGGGGTTCCGGGCGGCGGGGGCGCGGTGCCCGGCGCGGAAGCAGCCGTATCTTCGGGAGCTTGGGCGGGTCGATGCGGACCTTGACCAGCGGCTCCGGGCGGCGCTTACGGGTCCTGCGCGGAAGGAAGTGCTTTGTCATGCGCCGCACCTCGCGCTCGCCACGTGCAGCTCGGGAGTGAGCACCTGCTTCGTCTTCGGCAGCACGATCCGGCCGTCGAAGTCGCAGAGGTAGAAGTTGAACCAAGAGCCGTAGGACGCCGTCCCCGTCAGCTCGTTGAGCTTGTTCGGCAGCCGCTTCAGCACGCCCTCCACGGTGTTCTCGTTCTTGTTCAGCGTTCCGGTGAGATCGGTCAGCTCGGCGATGTCGTCCTTCAGGGGCGGACGCGCGTCCTTGAGCAGCCCCGAGGTGGCGTCCGTGAGGTCGCCGATGCCCACCAGCGACTGTCCGATGGGCTTGCGGTCGGCGGACAGTCCCGAAATCACTCGCCGCAGCTGCTTGAGCAGCCCGGAGAAGCGGGCGCCGCGTTTGTCCAGCGTCTCCAGCACGGTGTTGAGGTTGTCGATCACCGCCCCGATCAGCTTGTCGCGGCCGGCCAGGGTCGTGGTGAGCGAAGCCGTATGCACCAGCAGGCTGTTGACGGTGCCGCCCTCGCCCTGGAGTGTCCGGATGATCTCGGTGGCGAGCTGGTTGACGTCCTGCGGGCTGAGCGCGGCGAACAGTGGCTTGAAGCCGTTCAGCAGCGCGTTGAGGTCCAGCGCGGGCTGCGTGCGCGACAGCGGGATCGTGGCGCCGGGCTTCAGCCGGGTGCCGTCTCCCGCGCCCTCGGTCAGGGCGACGTAACGCTGTCCGACCAGGTTCCGGTAGCGGACGACCGCGCCGGTGCTGTTCAGCAGCGGACGGTCCGCGCCGACGCTGAAGGTGACCTGCGCCAGCGTCCGGTCCTTGATGCTGATGTCCTCGACCTCGCCGACCCGTACCCCGGCCACCCGGATGTCGTCGCCCTTCTCCAGGCCCGTCACGTCGCTGAACACCGCGTGATACGTGTGCTCGGGGGTGAGGGAGATGTTGACGATGGTGGCGGCGAGCAGAGCCGTCGCCAGGATCGTCACCAGGGCGAAGAGACTGAACTTGATCAGCGGGGCAGCGGCCCGCCGGGCTCCTGACGTCCTCATGCGACGCTCACCGCCGTCCCGCGCGCCATCGGTCCGAACAGCAGGGTCGCGACCGGCGGCACCTCGTCAGCGGGCACGCCCATGACGGGCGCCACGAGCGAGCCGACGGAGCGCTGCTCGGCCCGGGTGGCGGAGACGCCGACCGGACTGGACGAACTGCCCTTCGCCGAACCGTCGTTGAGGTGAATCCCGGGCGCGGGTACCGGCGGATGGGGCAGGTCGCGGCAGTCGGGCCCCGACCGGTCGTCGTAGCGGGGGTACTCGCCGGGTTCGTACGCCCCTTGCTGACGGACGACTTCGAGCGTGATGTGCATCTTGCCGCCGCGGAACGCCTGCTCGGATGCCTGTTCCTCGCGTACCAGGCCGGCGAGGAGGCAGGGGTACTCGGGCGAGTAGCGGGCGAAGAGTTCGAGCGTGGGGCGGGAGACCCGGCCCAGGGTGATCAGCCGGTCGCCGTTCGCGTCGAGGAAGTCGTTCGCGGTGGCCGCGGCGGTGGCCGTCGTGGTGAGCGCGGACGCGAGCCGGTCCCGCTGCTCGACCAGGGTGCGGCTGGTGGTGACGGTGTTGCGCAGGATCGCCATCAGATCGGGAGCCGCGTCGCCGTACACCTCGGCGACGTCGGCCAGCCGTGCGAAGTCCTCGGTGAGGGACGGCAGATGAGGATTGAGCCGGTGCAGATAGTCCTCCACGCGCGTGAGGTTGTCGCCGATCCGGTCGCCGCGCCCTTCGAGGGCGGTGGCGAACGCGGAGAGCGTGGCGTTGAGCTTGCCGGGCTGCACCGTCTGCAGCAGCGGCAGCAGGTCGTTCATCAGCTGCTGGAGCTCGATGCCGACGCGGGTGCGGTCCTGGGTGATGACGTCCCCCGCGCGGATGGGCCTGGCCGAGGAGCGCGCGGGAGCGACCAGGTCGACGTACTTCTCGCCGAACAGCGTCTTGGGCAGCAGACGCGCGTGCACGTCGGAGGGGATGTCCGCGACGTACTCCGGCTTGAGCGCGATGTCGAGCGTCGCCTTCGTCCCGTCGGCGTGCACCGCGCGCACCTCGCCGACCAGCAGTCCGCGCAGCTTGACGTCGGCGCGCGGATCGAGCTGGTTGCCGAGGCTGTCGGCCTCCAGCTCGATCCGTACGGCCGGGGTGAACACCTGCTGGTACACGGCGACGGACAGGGACAGCAGCAGCGCGAGCACGGCGAGGAACACGACGCCGTACAACCGCAGTCTCAGCACTCTCATTCGGCTCACCCCGCAATCCGTACGGTCGTGTTGGCGCCCCAGATCGCGAGCGACAGGAAGAAGTCCAGGACGTTGATCGCGACGATCGAGGTGCGCACGGCGCGGCCCACGGCGACGCCGACGCCCGCCGGGCCGCCGCTCGCGTAGTAGCCGTAGAAGCAGTGCACGAGGATGATCAGGACGGCGAAGACGAGCACCTTCCCGAAGGACCACAGCACGTCGACCGGCGGCAGGTACTGCTGGAAGTAGTGGTCGTAGGTGCCCGCCGACTGCCCGTAGTAGCCGGTGGTGATGGTGCGGGCGGCGAAGTACGAGGACAGCAGTCCGACCACGTACAGCGGGATCACCGCGACGAAGCCGGCGATCATCCGGGTGGTCACCAGGAACGGCAGCGAGGGGACGCCCATGACTTCGAGGGCGTCGGTCTCCTCGCTGATCCGCATCGCGCCCAGCTGCGCGGTGAACCCGGCACCAACGGTCGCGGAGAGCGCGAGACCCGCCACCAGGGGAGCGATCTCACGCGTGTTGAAATACGCCGAGAGGAACGCCACGAAGTTGGAGGTGCCGAGCTGGTTGAGTGCGGCGTACCCCTGCAGGCCCACCTCCGTGCCGGTGAAGAACGACAGGAAGGCGATGACGCCGACCGTGCCGCCCACGACGGCGAGGGCGCCGCGCCCGAAGCTCACCTCGGCGAGCAGCCGCAGGATCTCCTTCTTGTAGCGGCGCAGGGTGCGGCCCGTCCACGCCAATGAGCGGCCGTAGAAGGACAGTTGGCTGCCCAGCTCCTCCAGACGATTCAGCAGCGCCATGACTCAGCCCCTCTGCGGAACGACTTGGAAGTACACGGCGGTCATCACGAAGTTCGTCACGAACAGCAACATGAAGGTGATCACCACCGACTGGTTCACCGCGTCGCCCACACCCTTCGGGCCGCCCTTCGCGGTGAGTCCCTTGTACGAGGCGACGATCGCGGCGATCGCGCCGAACACCAGCGCCTTGATCTCCGCCGCCCACAGGTCGGAGAGCTGGGCGAGCGTGGTGAAGGAGGCCAAATAGGCGCCCGGTGTGCCGTTCTGCAGGACGACGTTGAAGAAGTAGCCGCCCGCGACGCCCACCACCGACACCAGGCCGTTGAGCAACACCGCCACCACCATCGAGGCCAGGACCCGCGGGACGACCAGCCGGTGGATCGGGTCGATGCCCAGCACCTGCATCGCGTCGATCTCCTCGCGGATCTTCCGCGCCCCGAGGTCCGCGCAGATCGCCGTGCCGCCGGCGCCCGCGATCAGCAGGGCGGTGACGATCGGCGATGCCTCGCGCAGCACCGCAAGCACCGAGGCGGCCCCGGAGAACGACTGGGCGCCGAGCTGCCGGGTCAGGCTGCCGATCTGCAGCGCGATGACCGCACCGAAGGGGATGGACACGAGGGCCGTCGGCAGGATGGTGACGCTCGCGACGAACCAGGCCTGCTGGATGAACTCCCGTGCCTGGAACGGCCGTCGGGGCACGGTCCGGACGACGTCCAGCGCCATCGCGAAGAGGTTCCCCGAGTGCCTCAGCGCCCCGGTAGGTGACAGCCTCATGCGCCGGTCACCGCCTTCCGGTGCAGCTCGGCCTCGCGTCTCGCGATCGCCTCCCAGCGGGGCGGACGAGCGATGCCGGGGCCCGGCATCAGGCGCGGCGTCATGTCGTTGCCGACGTGGCGGGGTTTCCGGTCCGCGTCGCCGAGCCGCGCCAGCTCCTGCTCGACCTGCGCGGCGTCCTTCTCCTCCGCCATCCCGATCGGCCCCTGCATCCGGCCGTTCAGAAACTGTTGTACGACGGGCTCGTCGCTGGTCAGCAGCTTCTCGCGGGGCCCGAACATGACCAGCTCGCGCCGGAACAACAGCCCGATGTTGTCCGGCACCTGGCGGGCCGAGGCGATGTCGTGCGTGACGATCAGGAACGTCGCGTTGATCTGCGCGTTGAGGTCGACGATGAGTTGGTTGAGGTACGCGACGCGCACCGGGTCGAGTCCCGAGTCCGGTTCGTCGAACAGGATGATCTCCGGATCGAGGACCAGCGCTCGCGCCAGCCCGGCCCGTTTGCGCATCCCGCCGGAGATCTCGCCGGGCAGCTTCCCCTCCGAACCGATCAGCCCGACCATGTCCATCTTCTCCAGCACGATGCGCCGGACCTGGCTCTCGGACTTGCGGGTGTGCTCGCGCAGCGGGAAAGCGATGTTGTCGTACAGGCTCATCGAGCCGAACAGCGCACCGTCCTGGAACAACACCCCGAACAGCTTCCGCACCTCGTACAGCTCGTGCTCGCGCAGCTTGGTGACGTCCCGGCCCGCGACCTTCACGGAACCCCGGTCCGGCTTCAGCAGTCCGACGAGCGTCTTGAGGAACACCGACTTGCCCGTGCCCGAGGGGCCGAGCATGACCGAGACCTCCCCGGCGGGCAGCGTCAGCGAGACGTCCTGCCAGATGACCTGGTGACCGAAGGACTTGGTCAGCCCCTCCACACAGATCTCGACACCCATCCGGTCCACCCTTCGGCCGTGGAGCAGCTCCGACATCTGCTCTACGGGGAGGGGCCGGGCGTCCGTCGCGACGGAGGCGGATTTTTTTCGGGGGTCTTGCGGCCGGGTTTCCGGCGGCTCGACGGACGCGCTCTTTCCGCCGGTTCTACGGCAGTGCTTTTTCCGGTTTTTCCGGCGGTTCTACGGCAGCGCGGTCGGGGTCGGTACGTCGACCGGGGCGGAGGGCGTGGCGGGAGCCTCCGGGAGGGCCGGAGGCGTCGTCGGGACCGTGGACGTGGCCGGCAGATCGGAGAGGCCGGGCACGCTCGGCAGGTCGGACACGCCGGGGACGTCGGGGACGGACGGCACTGGTGACAGCGAGGCGTCCGGCAGCGGTGGCACCGACAGAGGCAGCAACGACCGGTCGTCATCGCCGGGCGGCACCGTCGGCGTCGCTGCGTGGGACGCCGAGGCGGCCGACAGATCACGGGCGTTCGGGGCGGCCACGCGGCCGACGCCGTCGGGCCGGACGGTCTGCGTGGTCGCCTGGGCCATGCGGGACACGGAGGGTCGGGGAGCCGTGCCCTGCCTGTCCCCGTCGTGGACGTACGGCAACACGAACCCCGCCACCACCAGGGTCGCGGCCGTCGAGGTCACCGCCACGGCCTGCACGTGTCCGCCCGCGCGCAGCTTGCCGCGCCCCCACAGGAACAGGGCGAGGCCCAGCGTTCCGGCCAGCGAGTTGCGCAGCGTGCGCCGGGCCCGGGCGAGCAGCGACTCGACGGTGCGATAGCTCAGCCCCATGCGCACGGCGACCTGGCCCACGTCGAGGCCCTCGGACTTCAGCCGGAGCGCCTCGGCCTGGCGCGCGGGCAGCTCCCCGCTGCGCACGGCCAGCCACCTGGCCTCGGCCCGGTCGCACACCGCCTCCTCGACGGGCACCGGACCCGGCGCGGCGAGCGTGGGGCTGCGGTGTACCTCGGCCTCACGGTTGACCTGGCGATACCGATCGACACACAGCCGCATGGTCACGGTCGTCAGCCAGCCGCCGAGGCGCTCGTCGTCCAGGTCGGGGCGCTCCGCGGCGCGCAGCATGGCCTCGTGCACCGCGTCCTCGGCGTCCTCCGGGCTCATCGACCTGCGCCGGGCCACCTTGAGCAGTTGCTCGCGGTGGCTCCACATGCGCTGCCAACGGTCGTGGGCCGCCTGTATCTCCGCAGGCATGTCCGGCATGTCCGTCGCCATGAGGGCCCCTTTGCGCTCACCCGCCGGTCCTGTGCCGTCCGGCGGGTGGTGACATTACCGCCCGGTAGCCGCGGTTGTGGAGGGGGCGGAGGTCGTCGAGTCCCCGCTGTTACTGGTCAGCGGACCGCCGCTGGGCAGCAGGTCGTCGCCGGGCAGTTCGATGTCCGTGCCGGGCGAGGGGAGTTGGGGCTTCTCCGTCGGAGTGGCCCCGCCTGCCGGACGGGACGTGCCGGGGGTCGGCGAGGGAGCGGACGGTGTCGAGGAGGGGACGGCGCTCGGACGGGCGGACGGTGTCGGCGAGGGCTTCGGCGTGGACGGCGGCCGCGACGGCTCCGGGTGCGCGGAGGACTTCGCGGAGCTGTCCGGCACCACCCGATACCCGTCCAGGAAGTACGCGTACCAGGCCCTGACCGTGCTCAGATACGCCTCCGAGTGGTTGTAGCCGAGGACCGCCCGGTCCAGCTCGGCCGGGTCGGAGAGGTCTCGTCCGCCCGCACACAGGTAGCGCCCGGCGGCGAGCGCCGCGTCGAAGACGTTGTCCGGGTCGGCCCGCCCGTCGCCGTTGCCGTCCGTGCCCCAGCGGGCCCAGGTCGACGGGATGAACTGCATCGGTCCGACCGCCCGGTCGTAGGCCGCGTCCCCGTCGTACGCGCCGCCGTCGGTGTCCCGCATGACGGCGAAGGCGCCGCCGTCCAGCCGCGGCCCGAGGATGGGAGCCACGGTCGTACCGTCCGCCGTCACCCGACCGCCGCGCGCCTGCCCGGACTCCACCTGGCCGATCGCGGCCAGCAACTGCCACCGCAGCCGGCAGCCGGGCGCGGTGCGTGCGAGTTCCGCCTCGGCGTGCCGGTAGGCGGCGAACACGCTCGCCGGCAGCGCGGCGCCCGCCACCGACGCCTCGCCCTTGCGTTCCCGGGTCCGCAGCAGCGGGAGGTCGGTGCGGTACCGGGTGTCGCCCGACACGCTCGGCCCCTGCTCGGCGGGCGCCTGCCGCGGGGGTACGGAGGCCCGTGCCGGGACCGCCCCCGGCGCCTGCGACGCGGTCAGCGCCGCCATGGCCGCCGCCGCGACCGCCGTACCCCTGGCGCCTCTGACTCTGTGGCCTGCCATGTCGCGCTCCCCTCCCTGTGAGCTGATGTCGTCTGCTCTACGGCGCAGGGCGGCGGGTCCGTCGCACGGAGCGGGGCGATTTCGGGAAACGGGGTCCGCACGCGCGTCCGTCAAGATCTCCCCGAGCGGCCGGGGCGATGCGGTCTCGAGGACCTGGCGGGACGCATGGGTGCCGACGCGAGGGCTTCGCGCTGTCAGGCCAGTGGTTCCAGGCAGGTCGCAGCCGCCTGCGGGACTTCGAGGCAGCGACTGACGTACAGCGACTCGTCTGCCGGCTGGGTTCTGACCTGGCCGTATGGCCTGGTCAGGGCCCTTCCCCATGACGCCTTCCATAATCAGCTTGCTGCCTCTGGTGCAGCCCCGGTCGAGGGCTGAGCGGCGGATGCGGAAGCAGTGAGCACAGGGTGTGGAAGACCGATCTCCGCCCACACGACCTTGCCGGACGGCGGCCATGGCTCAGTGCCCCACCGGGCCGTCAGCGCGTCGACGAGGAGCAGCCCCCGCCCCGTCTCGTCGGTGGAACTCGCGGTACGACGGGCCAGGGGCTGGCGATCGCCTCGTGGGTCGGCCACTTCGACACGGAGCGTGTCCGAGGCGTCGGCACTGAGCGTGAGCCGGAACCCGCGCCCCTTCACCTGCCCTTGCGTGACCGCGTTCGCCGCCAACTCGGCGACGACCAGCCGCGCCAGGCGGGCGCCGCGAGGCGTGCCGCTGAGCAGTTGGGTGAAATGCCGGGTGGAGATTTCTGACTTCATGTCACTGAGCGTGGCCGCCTCGCCCTACCCTGACCGGGGAATGCTTCGGTACGCAGAGTGTGCGTACCGGTACGGATGGTGTCCTGTACGGGATGCCGGCCGTGCCCTGGTGGGGGCGCACCGTGACTTGCCGCCGCGCGGCACGGGACGCGGTCCAGGCCGTACACCAGTTGTCCTCCCAGGCGCCTGGGACGAAGTTGACGTCCTTCACTTCTCACCGTCCAGTTCCTGGAGCTCCTCCAGGGGCTTGGTGACCCCGGTCCGGCTCGGACGGTCGCCGGCGACGGAGTCCAGGACGGGCCAGACATGGCCACTTCCATCAGGGGCGGTGTTCGGACAGCGCGTGTGTCGCGGTGGTCAGGAAGTCGTCCACGTGACCGTCGCGGCGGGCCTCGAGTACGGCGAGGCAGATCTCGGTCGGGGGGACGTCGGTCACCGGTCGGTTTGCGAGGTCGGGGCGTGAGTAGGAGCGGGCGACGCTGCGCGGCAGCAGTGCTATGCCGCGTCCGGCCGCGACGAGTTCGAGTTTCTCCTCCACCGTCGCGGTGCGACGCGCGTGGAAGTCCAGGATCGTCTCGCCGTCGAGGGCGGCCAGGGTCAGCCGGCGGCGGGACGCCAGGGGGTGGGTGGTGGGGAGGCACACGACCTTCGGTTCGCTGCCCACCGGGATGGTGTGGATCCCGCCCTCGTCGAAGGGGCGGCGCAGGAAGCCGACGTCGGCCCGGCCGTCCCGGAGCGCCTCGCCCTTCTCGTACCAGTTCAGGTGGAGCAGTTCGATCTCGATGTCGGGGTGGGTCCGGGTGAACGCGCGGACCGCGGGGGAGACGCTCAGACCGGGGGCGAAACCGACGACCAGACGGTCGGCGCGGGCGGCGCCGTGCACCCGGCGGGTGGCGGCCTGCGCGGCGGCGAGTACGCACTGCTGCGCCAGGTCGAGGCGATCAGGAGCCAGGGCGTGTTCTTCCAGCCCGTCGCCGGGGACCTCAAGGCGCCGACCTGCGCCACCCGCGACATCGCCGCCGTCGCAGCCGGGCTGCTGCTCGACCACTCCTGGAGCGGGCAGGGCGAGGTCCCGGTGCTCGGGCCCGAGGACCTGTCCTTCGAGGACATGGCGCGGATCATGTCCGAGGTGCTGGGGAAGCCGGTGCGGTTCCAGTACGTCCCCGTCGAGTCGTTCAGGGACACGCTGACGCGGCGCGGGATGTCCGAGGCGATGGCGCAGGGCATGGCGGACATGGCGACGGCCAAGGATCGTGGCCTCGACAACGCCGAGCCGCGCACCCCGGGGGCCACCACTCCCACCACGTTCCGGCAGTGGTGCGAGGAGATCCTCAAGCCGGCTGTTCTCGCCTGACGGCCGCGACGCGGGAGGCCGGGCCGGACGGCGCGCCGAATCTTCGGGTGCGTCGTCCGGCCTCCGCGCAGGGAGAGAGGGTCAGGCCTCGCGTACCTCCTCCAGGCGTACGGGCCGGTGCTCGGCCAGCGAAAGGGCGCAGGCCTCGGCGATCCAGCCGGCCTCGATGGCGTCGGCGACCGTGCACGGCGAGGTGGCGCGGCCCGCGACGACCTCCGTGAAGGCGGTGAGCTCGGCGCGGTAGGCGGGCGCGAAGCGGTCCATGAAGAAGTCGTGCGGCGGGCCCGCCGGGAAGGTGGCGCCCGGCTCGACGGAACGCAGCGGCAGCTTGTCCTCCAGGCCCACGGCGATGCTGTCGCGCATGCCGTGCAGTTCCAGGCGGACGTCGTAACCCCGCGCGTTGTGGCGGGAGTTGGAGACCAGGGCGATGGTGCCGTCGTCGAGGGTGAGGATCGCGGAGGCGGTGTCGACGTCACCCGCCTCGGCGATGTACTCGGCACCCCGGTTGCCGCCGGCCGCGTACACCTCGACCACCTCGCGGCCCGTGACCCAGCGCACGATGTCGAAGTCGTGCACGCTGCAGTCGCGGAAGATGCCCCCGGAGACCGCGACGTACGCGGCGGGCGGCGGCGCCGGGTCCAGCGTGGTGGACCGTACGGTGTGCAGCTTGCCGAGTTCGCCGCCCACCACGGCCTTGCGGGCGGCCACACAGCCGGCGTCGAAGCGCCGGTTGTAGCCGATCTGCACCTCGACACCGCTGTCCCGGACGGTTTCCAGCACGTCGAGGCTCTCCTCGACGGTCCGCGCCACCGGCTTCTCGCAGAACACCGGGATGCCCGCCTTGACCGCGGCGAGGATGAGCGCGGGGTGCGCGTCGGTGGCGGCCGCGATGACGATGCCGTCGACCCCGGC is a window of Streptomyces mirabilis DNA encoding:
- a CDS encoding Gfo/Idh/MocA family protein; its protein translation is MRIGILGLGRIGAFHAATLAGLDAVDTLVVSDPVAAATAAAVERFGATAVDSPEAVLAAGVDGIVIAAATDAHPALILAAVKAGIPVFCEKPVARTVEESLDVLETVRDSGVEVQIGYNRRFDAGCVAARKAVVGGELGKLHTVRSTTLDPAPPPAAYVAVSGGIFRDCSVHDFDIVRWVTGREVVEVYAAGGNRGAEYIAEAGDVDTASAILTLDDGTIALVSNSRHNARGYDVRLELHGMRDSIAVGLEDKLPLRSVEPGATFPAGPPHDFFMDRFAPAYRAELTAFTEVVAGRATSPCTVADAIEAGWIAEACALSLAEHRPVRLEEVREA
- a CDS encoding ATP-binding protein; translated protein: MKSEISTRHFTQLLSGTPRGARLARLVVAELAANAVTQGQVKGRGFRLTLSADASDTLRVEVADPRGDRQPLARRTASSTDETGRGLLLVDALTARWGTEPWPPSGKVVWAEIGLPHPVLTASASAAQPSTGAAPEAAS
- a CDS encoding LysR family substrate-binding domain-containing protein, encoding MHGAARADRLVVGFAPGLSVSPAVRAFTRTHPDIEIELLHLNWYEKGEALRDGRADVGFLRRPFDEGGIHTIPVGSEPKVVCLPTTHPLASRRRLTLAALDGETILDFHARRTATVEEKLELVAAGRGIALLPRSVARSYSRPDLANRPVTDVPPTEICLAVLEARRDGHVDDFLTTATHALSEHRP